Below is a window of Williamwhitmania sp. DNA.
GACGTAACCTGGCTCCATTTTTCACCTTTTTCAAAAAATTTTAAGCGTAATGTTAACGAATAAAAAATCGTCATTTTTATGGGAGCGTTGCCGTAAATAGAATCTCGTTATATAAAACCTTCTTAAATTGTGTTAGGAATTCGGTTTTAAAGTCTTTAAGTTTAAACATTTTTATGTAAGAGTCGTAATCACAAATAAAGCTACCGTTATCACATAATTTCATAACGGAGTTAGAAAAAAAAGATTTTTTAAACAGACATGGTTCCAAGACAACAACTTTGCCATAAGGCTTAAGAATTCGCTGAAACTCAGAGAGATAAGGTGAGAAATCTTCTGAAACGATGTGATGTAACACCGATAGCGTAAGGATGTAATCGATAGAATTGTTCTCCAGAGGCAGATTGGTACCTTCCAAGACTAGAAAGTTGTAACCCGGGTTTAAACATCTGGCATAAGCAATGCGTCGCGAATCCGGATCTACCCCTATATAGTGGTCTTTCGAACACAGGGAGCTAGCTGACCCAATTCCCGAACCAAAATCAAGTACCTTTTTGTCGGTAAAATTAAAATATCGGCCCAGGACACCTTTTATGTACAAATTGTTTAAAATATCTGGACGGACAAACCAATGATAGAGGCGAGGGGATAATTCCATGCATTTTACCTCAAAAATTTTTTAAAATACATGGATTAATATTCCCTATTTTAAAGAATTTATTTATTTTTTGGTTAAGTTGGTTTACCATTCCTAAGCAGGTAATTGGTCCGGCCCAGCGTTGGTAGTGAGAATTACCGGTTTTTTTATTTTCAATTAATAAAAATAAGTCTGTTTACAAATACTATTTTCTGTTTAAGGATTTTTGCTAAGGAGGGGTTTCTTTGACTGTTCAACAAGACCTGCAAAAAGCTATTGCTACTGTACAATCCGCTCTCGGTACCTATTCAACGTTTGCTTAATCGACCCAAGATCAATCCACGAAGGCGCAATCATGCGACAGGAACTGTCGCGTGAATTTGCGACGTGCTGTATAAGAGATGAGGGAAGGTCCCTCGAAGCTGCCATGCAGGTGGAGGCTTTAAACCACCTTAAGCTGCTGTGGACAAAAGCCATGGTAGTGAGCGTTAAGGAAAAGGCGAGGCAAGACCTCGTCAGGTAAGTGCTACGGAGACGAATACAGATGAACCGCTGATAACGTGTCGAAAGGATATGGACGTCATCAAAACCAGGGGGGAGTTGTTAACCTGAGATAAGTCTGGAGGACACCTGTCTGTCCAGATGGTGACCGGCATGAAGGTGGCGTGAACTTAGCACAGGCTCTTATGGGGAACGTGGGAACCTACGACTTCGATGATAAGGGAGAAATCCAAGTGGCAGACGCTCTTTGAATCGGTCAACATAGATGTTGTTGTGCCTCCAGAAAACAGCAAGCGTACCATTGCGCTTGGTACCAAATTTTCACCCGAATCCGCTTGCCTCCCCCTTAAACTTAACCTGGGTAACTTTATTGAGGCGGCTGAAGAGGTCGGTTTGCTAAACCGTTAGGGTGGGTAACTGCCGCGAGGGTTCAAATCCCTCCTTCTCCGCCAGATATATTCCTCGATAGCTCAATGGTGGAGCAACCGGCTGTTAACCGGTAGGTTGTAGGTTCGAGTCCTACTCGGGGAGCCATGGCAGGGTAGCCAAGTCGGTCTAAGGCAAGCGGTTCATACCCGCTCATGCGAGGGTTCGAATCCCCCCCCTGCTACCAAAACATGCGGGTGTAGCTCAATGGTAGAGCGCTAGCCTTCCAAGCTAGTTACGAGAGTTCGATTCTCTTCACCCGCTCCATTAGAACTAATTTCTCTGTTACATATATTTGCGCTCTCCCTATACTAATGAAGTTTATCGGAGACGTATTTGCGAAGGTGAAAACGCATGGGGAAGGAATAAGCGTTGCTTGCCCTAGGCCATCTAATTCTTTGAAAGCTTACAAGATATTGCTTACCAAGGATCCGT
It encodes the following:
- a CDS encoding acyl-CoA dehydratase activase-related protein, whose product is MIREKSKWQTLFESVNIDVVVPPENSKRTIALGTKFSPESACLPLKLNLGNFIEAAEEVGLLNR